A single Lactuca sativa cultivar Salinas chromosome 8, Lsat_Salinas_v11, whole genome shotgun sequence DNA region contains:
- the LOC111885780 gene encoding uncharacterized protein LOC111885780: protein MGFVYGEIKVAKEEIITSLGGNEKAYKHIIDIINKKMKGRLDSSLHLTSYLLNPYYHYKDPQLQYDPDIMNSVLDFFDTLLCDNFEMQRFGCDLAIKNCKVNDVEFDPASWWGLFGGTTPHLTKIAMIILSLTSSSSGCERNWSTFEGVHTKKRNRLEANKLNNLVYVQFNASLMEKNQKRKDRNMEVLLANDSISAQEWIVDVDEVDPKMVNEDLGTDDNQAPRESPRTRELSDEDFESECEEQVLEEDEYESDGVQIMEVCGED from the exons ATGGGTTTTGTTTACGGGGAGATTAAAGTTGCTAAAGAAGAAATTATCACATCATTGGGCGGTAACGAGAAAGCTTACAAGCATATTATAGATATCATAAACAAAAAGATGAAAGGTCGTCTAGATTCAAGTTTACATTTAACGTCTTATCTTTTGAATCCATATTATCATTATAAGGATCCACAACTCCAATATGATCCTGATATAATgaattcggttcttgatttttttGATACATTACTTTGTGACAATTTTGAGATGCAAAG ATTTGGTTGTGATCTTGCAATTAAAAATTGTAAGGTGAATGATGTCGAGTTTGATCCGG CTAGTTGGTGGGGACTATTTGGTGGCACAACTCCTCATTTGACAAAGATTGCAATGATAATTCTTTCTTTGACTAGTAGTTCATCGGGTTGTGAAAGGAATTGGAGCACGTTTGAAGGG GTACATACAAAAAAACGAAATAGATTGGAGGCAAACAAATTGAACAATCTTGTCTATGTTCAATTCAATGCTAGTTTAATGGAAAAAAACCAAAAGCGAAAAGatagaaatatggaggtgttgtTAGCAAATGATTCAATCTCGGCTCAAGAATGGATTGTTGATGTAGATGAAGTAGACCCCAAAATGGTTAATGAAGATCTAGGAACCGATGATAATCAAGCACCCCGAGAAAGTCCAAGAACGAGGGAACTTTCCGATGAAGATTTTGAGTCCGAGTGTGAGGAGCAAGTGTTAGAAGAAGACGAATATGAGTCGGATGGGGTTCAAATAATGGAAGTGTGTGGAGAGGATTAA